The genomic stretch TGATGATGACCCTTCCCAGCAAAAGACTATCCGTCGTTTACTCGAAAGCGCCGGACACCATGTCGCGGCTTCGGCACAATCCCTTTCGGAAGCTTTAGCTATAGTTCCACAACTCCGTGACTTAGGTGTTCAGGTTGCCACCCTCGATGGTTCACTGTATGGAGTAAGAACCGCCGGCCAGCTCGTTTTAGCCGCCATTAAAAAACAGGCCCCCGAAGTAAAAACTATCGGCCTATCAGGTAATAGATTCCCCACAGACACAAACATTAGAGTAGACATAGATCTTACAAAAGATTTTACTGACGAAATAGCGGAAACAATCACCAGGCTTTAACATTCTCCCGAAATTACTTTTACTGTTTTTGTTATCATAAGCCATAATTAGAAGTTACCCTTACCCCCACATTGTCCA from Candidatus Shapirobacteria bacterium encodes the following:
- a CDS encoding response regulator; this translates as MVEKANVFVVDDDPSQQKTIRRLLESAGHHVAASAQSLSEALAIVPQLRDLGVQVATLDGSLYGVRTAGQLVLAAIKKQAPEVKTIGLSGNRFPTDTNIRVDIDLTKDFTDEIAETITRL